Proteins encoded together in one Chryseobacterium taklimakanense window:
- the sucC gene encoding ADP-forming succinate--CoA ligase subunit beta, whose translation MNLHEYQSKEILSKYGVAIQRGFVANNVDEAVEAAGKLKEMTGADGWVVKAQVHAGGRGKGGGVKFSPNLDKLKENAQNIIGMQLITPQTSAEGKKVNSVLVAEDVYYPGETETKEFYVSILLDRAQGKNTVVYSTEGGMDIEHVAEVTPYLIHKETIDPALGLQGFQARKIAFNLGLEGNAFKEFTKFITNLYNAYVGIDASLFEINPVLKTSDNKIIAVDAKVTLDDNSLFRHKDLAELRDKREEDPMDVEAGEAGLNFVKLDGDVACMVNGAGLAMATMDIIKLSGGNPANFLDVGGTADAARVKTAFDIILKDPNVKAILINIFGGIVRCDRVAQGVVDAYKEIGQFPVPLIVRLQGTNAEEAKQLIDNAGLPIHSAITLEEAANKVKEVLGH comes from the coding sequence AGATTTTATCGAAGTATGGCGTTGCAATTCAGCGCGGTTTTGTTGCTAATAATGTGGATGAAGCCGTAGAAGCTGCCGGAAAACTGAAAGAAATGACCGGAGCCGACGGTTGGGTCGTAAAAGCACAGGTTCACGCCGGTGGACGCGGGAAAGGCGGCGGTGTAAAGTTTTCACCAAATCTGGATAAACTGAAGGAAAATGCACAAAACATCATCGGAATGCAGCTGATTACACCTCAAACTTCTGCAGAAGGTAAAAAAGTGAACTCTGTACTGGTTGCGGAAGATGTGTACTATCCGGGAGAAACCGAAACTAAAGAATTTTATGTTTCGATCCTTTTGGACAGAGCGCAGGGAAAAAACACCGTAGTTTACTCTACTGAAGGTGGTATGGATATTGAGCACGTGGCAGAAGTAACGCCTTACCTCATCCACAAGGAAACTATTGATCCCGCTCTTGGACTGCAGGGATTCCAGGCGAGAAAAATTGCCTTCAACCTTGGTCTGGAAGGAAATGCTTTTAAAGAATTTACAAAGTTCATCACCAATTTATATAATGCTTACGTTGGTATCGATGCGTCGCTTTTCGAAATCAACCCGGTTCTGAAAACTTCTGATAACAAGATTATCGCAGTAGATGCCAAGGTAACTTTGGATGATAACTCGCTATTCCGTCATAAAGATCTGGCTGAACTTCGGGACAAGAGAGAAGAAGATCCGATGGATGTAGAAGCAGGTGAAGCAGGCCTTAACTTCGTGAAACTGGATGGTGACGTGGCATGTATGGTAAACGGTGCCGGTCTCGCAATGGCAACGATGGATATCATCAAGCTTTCAGGCGGAAATCCTGCAAACTTCCTGGACGTAGGTGGTACTGCAGACGCTGCGAGAGTAAAAACAGCTTTCGACATCATCCTTAAAGATCCGAACGTGAAGGCGATTCTGATCAACATCTTCGGCGGTATCGTTCGTTGCGACAGAGTGGCACAGGGTGTTGTAGATGCCTACAAAGAAATCGGGCAGTTCCCGGTTCCATTAATCGTGAGGCTTCAGGGTACCAATGCTGAGGAAGCAAAACAGCTGATCGACAACGCAGGTCTGCCAATTCACTCAGCAATCACGCTTGAAGAAGCGGCTAATAAGGTAAAAGAAGTTTTAGGTCACTAA
- the ruvX gene encoding Holliday junction resolvase RuvX — MGQIMAIDYGKKRTGIAVTDDMQIIASGLDTVETARIFEFLKKYFSENQIESIVIGLPIDLRGNMSEVEADIQRFIENFRKEYPQIPVSRLDERFTSKIASLYISQSAKSRKERQSKALIDKVSATLILQNFLEQKQRGNSLF, encoded by the coding sequence ATGGGACAGATTATGGCAATAGATTATGGAAAGAAGCGCACAGGTATTGCCGTAACCGATGACATGCAGATCATCGCCAGCGGTTTGGATACCGTGGAAACTGCGAGGATTTTTGAATTTCTGAAGAAATATTTTTCAGAAAACCAGATTGAAAGCATCGTCATTGGACTGCCCATAGATTTGAGGGGTAATATGTCGGAAGTGGAAGCCGATATTCAGAGGTTTATCGAAAATTTCCGCAAGGAATATCCACAGATTCCGGTTTCCAGATTGGATGAAAGATTTACCTCCAAAATAGCGTCATTATATATCAGCCAAAGCGCTAAAAGCCGTAAGGAACGCCAAAGCAAAGCGCTGATTGATAAAGTGAGTGCCACCCTTATTTTACAGAATTTTCTGGAACAGAAGCAAAGAGGCAATTCTTTGTTTTAA
- the def gene encoding peptide deformylase — protein sequence MILPIRAFGDPVLRKVGKNIDKDYPELQELIDNMFETMYSANGIGLAAPQIGLDIRLFVVDVSPLAEDEDYIDIAGELKDFRKVFINAKILEETGEEWKFNEGCLSIPDVREDVKRKETIIIEYLDENFEKHTETFSDIRARVIQHEYDHIEGILFTDHLSSLKKKLVKGKLQKIMKGETDVNYKMRFPK from the coding sequence ATGATTTTACCAATTCGCGCCTTTGGCGATCCGGTTTTAAGGAAAGTAGGAAAGAATATTGATAAAGATTACCCTGAACTTCAGGAGCTGATCGACAATATGTTTGAGACGATGTACAGTGCCAATGGGATTGGTCTTGCAGCGCCGCAAATTGGGCTTGATATCCGTCTATTCGTGGTTGATGTATCGCCTTTGGCAGAAGATGAAGATTATATAGATATAGCCGGGGAGCTGAAAGATTTCAGAAAAGTTTTCATCAATGCAAAAATCCTGGAAGAAACCGGTGAAGAGTGGAAATTCAATGAAGGATGCCTCTCGATACCTGATGTGCGCGAAGATGTGAAACGTAAGGAAACGATCATCATAGAGTATTTAGACGAAAATTTTGAGAAACATACCGAAACTTTTTCCGATATTCGTGCCCGCGTAATTCAGCATGAGTACGATCATATCGAGGGAATTCTGTTTACAGACCATCTTTCGTCCCTCAAAAAGAAGCTTGTGAAAGGCAAGCTGCAGAAGATTATGAAAGGCGAAACAGATGTGAATTATAAAATGAGGTTCCCGAAGTAA
- a CDS encoding DUF5606 family protein — translation MLLEKIISISGKPGLFKLVSQLRNGFIIEDVTTKKKVSIGNSSQVSLLDNIAMFTFDKEVPLFDVFENIAKQHDYKETISHKSNDAELKAFMEKALPNYDTERVYLSDIKKLSQWYNILHKAGYITPDSFVKAEGEVASEEAATEEKAEKKPAAKKAAPKTEKPAAPKAKASSGAKSTVKTTQRKQG, via the coding sequence ATGTTGTTAGAAAAAATTATTTCAATTTCAGGTAAGCCGGGCTTGTTTAAGCTGGTTTCACAGTTGAGAAACGGTTTTATTATTGAAGACGTTACCACAAAAAAGAAAGTAAGCATCGGGAATTCTTCACAGGTGAGTTTGCTCGATAATATTGCGATGTTTACTTTTGATAAAGAAGTTCCGTTATTCGATGTTTTTGAAAATATTGCAAAACAGCACGATTACAAAGAGACCATTTCCCATAAATCTAATGACGCAGAACTTAAAGCGTTTATGGAAAAAGCGTTGCCAAATTACGATACAGAGCGCGTTTACCTATCTGATATCAAAAAACTTTCACAGTGGTACAACATCCTTCACAAGGCCGGTTATATCACACCTGACAGCTTCGTAAAAGCTGAAGGAGAAGTAGCTTCAGAAGAAGCTGCAACTGAAGAAAAAGCAGAAAAAAAACCAGCTGCCAAGAAAGCTGCTCCAAAAACTGAAAAGCCCGCAGCTCCAAAAGCCAAAGCATCTTCCGGTGCAAAATCAACGGTAAAAACTACACAGAGAAAACAGGGATAA
- the mazG gene encoding nucleoside triphosphate pyrophosphohydrolase yields MNSKQEKLEAFGRLLDIIDDLREKCPWDKKQDLQSLRHLTLEEVYELSDALLEENLDEIKKELGDVLLHLVFYAKIGSEKESFDIADVINSLNEKLIFRHPHIYGDVEVKDEEEVKQNWEKLKLKEGNKSVLSGVSKGTPSVVKAFRIQEKVKGIGFEFHNAEDAWKKVDEELAEFHTETDLVKKEQELGDVFFSLINYARISGINPDSALERTNLKFISRFQKMENLASERNLNLSEMPLEEMDLLWEEAKKV; encoded by the coding sequence ATGAATTCAAAACAGGAAAAACTGGAAGCCTTCGGCCGGCTTCTAGACATTATTGACGACCTGCGCGAAAAATGCCCGTGGGACAAAAAGCAGGATCTGCAAAGTTTAAGGCACCTCACGCTCGAGGAAGTGTACGAACTTTCCGATGCTTTGCTGGAGGAAAATCTGGACGAGATAAAAAAGGAACTCGGCGATGTGTTGCTGCATCTGGTTTTTTATGCTAAAATCGGTTCTGAAAAAGAGAGTTTTGATATTGCCGATGTCATAAATTCTTTGAATGAAAAACTGATCTTTCGCCATCCGCATATTTATGGGGATGTTGAGGTGAAAGATGAGGAAGAAGTGAAGCAAAACTGGGAGAAACTAAAACTGAAAGAAGGTAATAAATCAGTCCTTTCCGGAGTTTCCAAAGGTACACCGAGTGTGGTGAAAGCCTTCCGCATTCAGGAAAAAGTGAAAGGAATCGGGTTTGAATTCCACAACGCGGAAGATGCATGGAAAAAAGTTGATGAGGAACTCGCAGAATTTCACACTGAAACTGATTTGGTAAAGAAAGAACAGGAGCTGGGCGACGTGTTTTTTTCGCTGATTAATTACGCGAGAATTTCCGGAATAAACCCTGATTCTGCTTTGGAAAGAACCAATCTTAAATTTATTTCACGCTTCCAAAAAATGGAAAACCTTGCCAGCGAACGCAACCTGAATCTTTCAGAAATGCCTTTGGAAGAAATGGATTTGCTCTGGGAAGAGGCGAAGAAAGTTTGA
- a CDS encoding NADH-quinone oxidoreductase subunit N: MSVLIIVFLTAVIALFTGVFQQGKLARYIGIAGLLVALYVSYLPEAQFFAQYNHMFEFGPNTALFTKISIVVTLLIFFMGGFAFSNHRSHQSELYALMLFSLCGSIVLFGYQNLVTLFIGIEILSIPLYVMAGANKTDLRSNEASLKYFLIGAFATGFLLFGITLIYGTSGTFDLYQVHAYAKEFPGDLMLILGMILMIAALAFKVALAPFHMWSPDVYQGSPSLITTFMMSVVKISGFYAFFRLLTIAFIGVYDEWFNIMGVLVIITLFLANTMGLAQSNAKRMLAYSSVSHAGYLGLIFFGINNLSTYNLAFYLFAYSLATIGVMMTLIWVEKLKRETSFNAFKGLAKSEPLLAVVGAISMLSMAGIPLTAGFMAKFALFAQAMHGAAFLVLIAILGSAISIAYYLRLIIAMFFFKESSFKTSESVTLTYNILAVFIILAIVALGVFPDLFAMQFAS, encoded by the coding sequence ATGAGTGTTTTAATTATTGTTTTCCTTACCGCCGTTATTGCGCTGTTTACCGGGGTTTTTCAGCAGGGGAAACTCGCAAGGTATATCGGAATTGCAGGTTTGCTGGTGGCGCTTTATGTAAGTTACCTGCCGGAAGCGCAATTCTTTGCCCAATATAACCACATGTTCGAATTTGGCCCGAACACCGCCCTGTTCACCAAAATATCGATCGTCGTAACGCTTCTGATTTTCTTTATGGGTGGTTTTGCCTTCAGCAATCACAGAAGCCATCAGTCTGAACTGTATGCGCTGATGCTGTTTTCACTTTGCGGCAGCATTGTACTTTTCGGATATCAGAACTTGGTAACGCTTTTCATCGGCATTGAAATCCTTTCCATTCCGCTTTATGTAATGGCTGGTGCCAATAAAACCGATCTGCGCTCCAACGAAGCATCGTTAAAATATTTCCTGATTGGAGCATTCGCAACCGGATTTTTACTTTTTGGGATTACTTTAATTTACGGAACTTCTGGAACATTCGATTTATACCAGGTTCACGCATACGCCAAAGAATTTCCTGGTGATTTGATGCTGATTTTAGGTATGATTTTAATGATTGCCGCACTGGCATTTAAAGTAGCACTCGCTCCGTTCCACATGTGGAGTCCGGACGTTTACCAGGGTTCACCGTCGCTGATTACAACTTTTATGATGAGCGTGGTGAAAATCTCAGGATTCTACGCATTTTTCAGACTTCTTACGATTGCCTTCATCGGCGTTTATGACGAATGGTTCAATATCATGGGAGTTTTGGTAATCATTACTTTATTCCTTGCCAATACGATGGGACTGGCGCAGAGCAATGCCAAGCGTATGCTCGCCTACTCTTCCGTTTCGCACGCAGGATATTTGGGACTGATTTTCTTTGGAATCAATAATCTTTCAACTTATAATCTGGCGTTTTACCTTTTTGCTTATTCTTTAGCAACCATCGGTGTTATGATGACACTAATCTGGGTTGAAAAACTGAAGAGAGAAACCTCATTCAACGCCTTTAAAGGTTTGGCAAAATCAGAACCGTTACTCGCTGTCGTTGGCGCGATCTCCATGCTTTCAATGGCGGGGATTCCGTTAACTGCCGGTTTCATGGCGAAATTCGCACTTTTTGCTCAGGCTATGCACGGTGCAGCATTTCTGGTGCTGATCGCGATCTTAGGTTCTGCAATTTCAATTGCATACTATTTAAGATTGATTATTGCGATGTTCTTCTTCAAGGAAAGCAGTTTCAAAACTTCAGAATCAGTGACTTTAACCTACAATATTCTGGCGGTTTTCATCATTCTGGCCATTGTGGCGTTGGGCGTATTCCCGGATTTGTTTGCAATGCAGTTTGCGTCTTAA
- a CDS encoding complex I subunit 4 family protein: MSYHLLALLLIPLVGSGLLFALKGKTGKYMAFGIALIQMLVTFFVLYGFDARPTVDSVLQHEINYPWSQFLKSSLHFGIDGMSMLLLLLTNILVPLIIYSSFNENVSYRNSFYALILLMQFGLVGVFTALDGLLFYIFWEVTLIPIWLIAGLWGQENKRFQFTTKFFVYTFVGSLFMLGAFVYIYNYAPSFAVTDMYNAGLNITQQTVVFWFIFFAFAVKLPVFPFHTWQPDTYTYSPTQGTMLLSGIMLKMAVYGIFRYLLPITPDAIAGISGSIVLMLAIIGVLHGALIALIQNDIKRIFTYSSFSHVGLMVAGIFATALLVMKGKFTIEGGEGALVQAFAHGFNVVGLFYCADILYKRFKTRDIRQMGGLARVAPKFAVLFMIVLLGSVGLPLTNGFIGEFILIKSIFDYNVLAAIIAGITIILAAAYLFRSYGKTMFTEGDERVLSTAKDLTDAEFAVMASIAGMVILFGVFPQPVIELVSSSLKFIYQSMLN, translated from the coding sequence ATGTCGTATCATTTATTAGCATTATTACTTATACCTCTTGTAGGTTCGGGATTGCTGTTTGCCTTAAAAGGTAAAACCGGCAAGTACATGGCGTTTGGAATTGCTTTAATACAGATGTTGGTTACGTTCTTTGTCCTTTATGGATTTGATGCGAGACCAACTGTAGACAGTGTACTGCAGCACGAAATCAATTATCCGTGGTCACAGTTTCTAAAAAGTTCGCTGCATTTCGGGATTGACGGGATGAGCATGCTGCTTTTGCTTCTGACCAATATTTTGGTGCCTTTAATCATTTATTCATCATTCAATGAAAATGTAAGTTACAGAAATTCTTTCTACGCGCTTATTTTGCTGATGCAGTTTGGTCTGGTTGGCGTTTTCACCGCGCTGGACGGGCTTTTATTCTACATTTTCTGGGAAGTAACTTTAATACCAATTTGGCTGATCGCCGGACTTTGGGGCCAGGAAAACAAAAGATTCCAGTTTACGACTAAATTCTTCGTTTATACGTTTGTGGGTTCACTGTTTATGTTGGGTGCCTTCGTTTACATCTATAATTATGCACCGTCATTTGCGGTAACCGATATGTATAATGCAGGCTTGAACATCACCCAGCAGACGGTGGTTTTCTGGTTTATTTTCTTTGCCTTTGCAGTGAAACTACCGGTATTTCCGTTCCACACCTGGCAGCCCGATACTTACACGTACTCTCCGACACAGGGAACGATGCTTCTTTCAGGGATTATGCTTAAGATGGCAGTTTACGGAATTTTTAGATACCTGCTCCCAATTACTCCGGATGCTATTGCGGGAATTTCAGGTTCTATCGTGTTGATGCTTGCGATCATCGGCGTCCTTCACGGTGCTTTGATTGCTTTAATTCAAAATGATATTAAAAGAATATTCACCTACTCATCATTCTCACACGTTGGACTGATGGTAGCCGGGATTTTCGCCACGGCACTTTTGGTGATGAAGGGAAAATTCACGATTGAAGGTGGCGAGGGAGCTTTAGTGCAGGCTTTTGCGCACGGTTTCAATGTCGTAGGTCTGTTTTACTGTGCTGATATTCTTTACAAAAGATTCAAGACCAGAGATATCCGTCAAATGGGCGGTTTGGCGAGAGTTGCCCCAAAATTTGCGGTCCTGTTTATGATCGTACTTCTCGGTTCTGTGGGATTGCCCTTAACCAACGGTTTCATCGGGGAGTTCATTCTGATAAAGTCAATTTTCGATTATAATGTGCTGGCTGCGATTATTGCGGGAATCACGATTATTCTTGCAGCGGCTTACCTTTTCAGAAGTTATGGTAAAACAATGTTTACGGAAGGCGACGAAAGGGTTCTTTCTACTGCGAAAGACCTTACAGATGCGGAATTTGCCGTGATGGCAAGTATCGCAGGAATGGTGATCCTTTTCGGAGTTTTCCCACAGCCGGTGATTGAACTGGTGAGCAGTTCGCTGAAGTTTATCTACCAATCGATGTTGAATTAA
- the nuoL gene encoding NADH-quinone oxidoreductase subunit L — MENLIFAIVLLPLAGFLINGLFGKMLPKNVVGGIATLVVFAAFCIASYLFFNFDKTSQPVIVRAFEWFRVNGIQVNFSFQIDQLSLMMIMIITGIGSLIHLYSIGYMSHDKGFHRFFAYLNLFVFMMLLLVMGSNYIILFIGWEGVGLCSYLLIGFWFKNKEYGKAARKAFIMNRIGDLGLLMGIFMIAFHTNAFDYLSVAQNASKFELDGSVIIFICAALFIGATGKSAQVPLYTWLPDAMAGPTPVSALIHAATMVTAGVYLVVRSNFLYVLAPTVMDGILFIGLLTAAVAAFYAMRQNDIKKVLAYSTISQLGFMVVALGVGAYTAAMFHLMTHAFFKALLFLGSGSVIHAMGGEQDMRFMGGLKDKIKITHITFLIGTFAIAGMPLFSGMISKDEIMVAAWAKNPVFWVILFLIAAMTAAYMFRLYYLTFHGQFRGTEEQKHHLHESPLNMTVPLMVLAVLSVVGGFINLPHIIGHGHYSKLQEWLSPVLVENAKSQLEANLKGVSVSTEYILIAATVAMFFAVWFIIRNIYVNKGKLPVAEEEYTGWERLSAKKLYVDELYNALFVRTVEGLGRGGKMFDNNVLNKVVDFVGDGAEESGKSMKKLQNGNVENYVLVMSLAIGIILIVNFLLQ; from the coding sequence ATGGAAAATTTGATTTTTGCTATTGTACTTCTTCCACTTGCCGGATTTTTAATCAACGGGCTTTTCGGGAAAATGCTTCCAAAAAATGTAGTGGGCGGAATTGCAACCTTAGTGGTTTTTGCGGCTTTCTGTATCGCATCTTATTTGTTTTTTAATTTTGACAAAACTTCACAGCCGGTTATCGTAAGGGCTTTTGAATGGTTCCGGGTAAACGGTATTCAGGTGAATTTCAGTTTCCAGATTGATCAGTTGTCTTTAATGATGATCATGATCATCACGGGAATCGGTTCACTGATCCACCTCTATTCTATCGGTTATATGAGCCACGATAAAGGTTTCCACAGGTTCTTTGCGTACCTGAACCTTTTCGTTTTTATGATGCTCCTTTTGGTAATGGGCAGTAACTACATTATCCTCTTCATCGGATGGGAAGGCGTAGGTCTTTGCTCTTACCTACTGATCGGTTTCTGGTTCAAGAATAAAGAATACGGAAAAGCAGCGAGAAAGGCCTTCATTATGAACCGTATCGGTGACCTTGGGCTTTTGATGGGTATCTTTATGATTGCCTTCCACACCAACGCATTCGACTATCTTTCGGTAGCACAAAATGCTTCAAAATTTGAACTGGACGGTTCGGTAATTATCTTTATCTGTGCTGCGCTTTTCATTGGTGCTACAGGTAAATCGGCACAGGTTCCGCTTTATACATGGTTACCTGATGCGATGGCCGGCCCCACTCCGGTTTCAGCACTCATCCACGCAGCAACGATGGTTACTGCGGGGGTTTACCTGGTTGTTCGTTCAAACTTCCTGTATGTTCTGGCTCCAACGGTGATGGACGGCATTCTGTTCATCGGCTTGCTCACTGCGGCTGTTGCCGCATTCTACGCAATGAGGCAGAATGACATTAAAAAAGTTTTGGCTTATTCCACGATTTCACAACTCGGTTTCATGGTTGTGGCTCTGGGTGTAGGTGCTTACACGGCTGCGATGTTCCACCTTATGACTCACGCATTCTTCAAAGCATTATTATTCCTTGGTTCCGGTTCGGTAATTCACGCGATGGGCGGCGAACAGGATATGCGTTTTATGGGCGGGCTGAAAGATAAGATTAAAATTACCCACATCACATTCCTTATCGGAACATTTGCGATTGCGGGGATGCCATTATTCTCCGGGATGATTTCCAAAGATGAAATTATGGTTGCAGCGTGGGCAAAAAATCCGGTTTTCTGGGTAATCCTTTTCCTAATTGCAGCCATGACGGCGGCGTATATGTTCAGACTTTATTATCTGACATTCCACGGACAGTTCAGAGGGACTGAAGAGCAGAAACACCATCTTCACGAAAGCCCACTGAATATGACTGTACCTTTGATGGTTCTTGCGGTACTTTCTGTTGTGGGAGGTTTTATCAACCTGCCTCATATCATCGGACACGGGCATTACTCCAAACTTCAGGAGTGGCTAAGCCCGGTTTTGGTTGAGAATGCTAAAAGCCAGCTGGAGGCGAATCTAAAAGGAGTTTCAGTTTCTACAGAATACATCCTGATTGCAGCGACTGTTGCAATGTTCTTCGCGGTTTGGTTTATCATCAGAAATATTTATGTCAACAAAGGCAAACTTCCTGTTGCGGAAGAAGAGTACACAGGCTGGGAAAGACTTTCTGCCAAAAAATTATATGTGGATGAACTGTACAACGCTTTGTTTGTGAGAACGGTTGAAGGTTTGGGCCGCGGTGGAAAAATGTTCGATAATAATGTTTTGAATAAAGTAGTCGATTTCGTGGGCGATGGTGCTGAAGAAAGTGGAAAATCGATGAAGAAACTGCAGAACGGAAATGTGGAGAATTATGTTCTGGTGATGTCTCTGGCTATCGGAATTATATTGATTGTTAACTTTTTATTACAATAA
- the nuoK gene encoding NADH-quinone oxidoreductase subunit NuoK: MGEVNTFIHSVPLNYFVILSTVLFCLGVLGVLLRKNAIIILGCVELMLNSVNLLLAAFSSYMGDGHGQILVFFIMVVAAAEVAVGLAIIAMMYRNTKSVDVSIFNKLRG, from the coding sequence ATGGGTGAAGTAAATACATTTATACACAGCGTTCCGCTGAATTATTTCGTAATTCTGTCCACGGTATTGTTCTGCCTTGGGGTTCTTGGTGTTTTGTTGAGGAAAAATGCCATCATTATCCTGGGTTGTGTGGAACTGATGCTGAATTCTGTAAATCTGCTTCTGGCAGCGTTTTCTAGTTATATGGGTGACGGACACGGGCAGATTCTGGTGTTCTTCATCATGGTGGTTGCCGCTGCGGAAGTTGCTGTAGGTTTGGCAATTATCGCGATGATGTACAGAAATACCAAATCTGTTGACGTAAGTATATTTAACAAATTAAGAGGATAA
- a CDS encoding NADH-quinone oxidoreductase subunit J family protein — MEQVLFFFVAAVAVISAASFVFNRNPIYSILSLIVTMFSIAGMYVLLNAQFLGIVQVIVYAGAIMVLFLYILMMLNLNKTDEGKKQNALKFIGVFAGGILLVGMLGAFRGVKQNIVAGDGIDYSVGLTKNLGRLLFNEYVLPFELASILILAGIVGAVLIGKRDL, encoded by the coding sequence ATGGAACAGGTTTTATTTTTCTTTGTGGCTGCTGTTGCGGTTATAAGTGCTGCAAGTTTTGTATTCAACCGTAACCCGATATACTCAATCCTTTCACTTATTGTGACGATGTTCTCGATTGCGGGAATGTACGTACTGCTGAATGCGCAGTTCCTGGGCATAGTTCAGGTGATTGTGTATGCGGGAGCGATCATGGTTTTATTCCTTTACATCCTGATGATGCTGAACCTGAACAAAACAGACGAAGGCAAAAAACAGAATGCTCTGAAATTTATAGGAGTTTTTGCCGGCGGTATTTTGCTTGTGGGAATGCTGGGCGCTTTCAGAGGGGTGAAACAGAATATTGTTGCCGGTGATGGAATAGACTACAGCGTAGGCTTGACCAAAAATTTAGGAAGACTTTTGTTTAACGAATATGTGCTGCCTTTCGAACTGGCTTCTATCCTCATTCTTGCGGGAATCGTAGGTGCGGTATTGATTGGTAAGAGAGATTTATAA
- a CDS encoding NuoI/complex I 23 kDa subunit family protein: protein MKLTNRSKVVSNKEMTFMEKLYLPAIVKGMGITLRHALEGSKGKVFAYPEVQKPRAKVWRGLHVLKRDEEGRERCTACGLCAVACPAEAITMTSAERTKDEKHLYREEKYASVYEINMLRCIFCGMCEEACPKSAIYLTDRLVDVESNRGSFVYGKDKLVEDVNNRIDITDRQSELQKKAVK, encoded by the coding sequence ATGAAACTAACAAACAGGTCAAAAGTTGTTTCGAATAAGGAAATGACCTTTATGGAAAAACTGTACCTTCCCGCCATTGTGAAAGGTATGGGGATTACCCTGAGGCACGCCCTCGAAGGTTCTAAAGGGAAAGTTTTCGCGTATCCGGAAGTTCAGAAACCGAGAGCCAAAGTGTGGCGGGGACTCCACGTGCTGAAGCGTGATGAAGAAGGCAGGGAAAGATGTACCGCGTGCGGACTTTGCGCTGTGGCGTGTCCTGCGGAAGCTATTACCATGACTTCTGCCGAGCGTACTAAGGACGAGAAACACCTTTACAGAGAAGAAAAATATGCTTCGGTGTACGAAATCAATATGCTGAGATGCATCTTCTGCGGCATGTGCGAGGAAGCGTGTCCTAAATCTGCCATCTACCTGACGGACAGACTGGTAGATGTGGAAAGCAACAGAGGTTCTTTCGTTTACGGTAAAGATAAACTGGTGGAAGATGTGAATAACCGAATCGACATCACCGACCGCCAAAGCGAACTACAAAAAAAGGCAGTGAAATAA